Proteins encoded together in one Microbacterium oxydans window:
- a CDS encoding carbohydrate ABC transporter permease, translating into MTVTETALVTTAGGRGRRTPPIPGRKRRYTEDQVTLPRVILRTVAGFLVLAIFVLPYLIMFFGSVKTKSQIRSVDPTYFPIEWHWENYISMWSTPETPLPYNLISTIIIAVFATLLVLLVSLPAAYYTARFKFPGRMVFLFLVIVTQMLQPAVLTSGLFRQFTTLGLGDTWAAMIFINAAFNLSFAVWIMHSFFAGIPKEVDEAAQIDGAGRFTVLFKINLPLVWPGIVTAIVFTFVACWNEFAASLVILSTDKNQPLSVALTKFVGQYETSWQYVFGVSIVAILPVVILFMLIEKRLVGGLTAGSVK; encoded by the coding sequence ATGACCGTGACCGAGACCGCCCTCGTCACCACCGCCGGAGGCCGCGGTCGGCGCACCCCGCCGATCCCCGGCCGCAAGCGCCGCTACACCGAGGACCAGGTGACGCTGCCCCGCGTGATCCTGCGCACCGTCGCCGGGTTCCTGGTGCTGGCGATCTTCGTGCTGCCGTACCTGATCATGTTCTTCGGCTCGGTCAAGACCAAGTCGCAGATCCGCTCCGTGGACCCGACCTACTTCCCGATCGAGTGGCACTGGGAGAACTACATCTCGATGTGGTCCACCCCGGAGACGCCGCTACCGTACAACCTCATCTCGACGATCATCATCGCCGTGTTCGCGACGCTGCTCGTGCTGCTCGTGTCGCTGCCTGCCGCGTACTACACGGCCCGGTTCAAGTTCCCCGGGCGCATGGTCTTCCTGTTCCTGGTGATCGTCACCCAGATGCTGCAGCCCGCGGTGCTGACCTCCGGCCTGTTCCGCCAGTTCACGACCCTCGGGCTCGGCGACACGTGGGCGGCCATGATCTTCATCAACGCCGCGTTCAACCTGTCGTTCGCGGTGTGGATCATGCACTCCTTCTTCGCCGGAATCCCGAAGGAGGTCGACGAGGCCGCGCAGATCGACGGCGCCGGACGCTTCACGGTGCTGTTCAAGATCAACCTGCCGCTGGTCTGGCCGGGCATCGTCACCGCGATCGTGTTCACGTTCGTGGCCTGCTGGAACGAGTTCGCGGCCTCGCTCGTGATCCTGTCGACCGACAAGAACCAGCCGCTGTCGGTGGCGCTGACCAAGTTCGTCGGCCAGTACGAGACGAGCTGGCAGTACGTGTTCGGCGTCTCGATCGTCGCGATCCTGCCGGTGGTCATCCTGTTCATGCTGATCGAGAAGCGCCTCGTCGGCGGCCTGACCGCGGGCAGCGTGAAGTAA
- a CDS encoding carbohydrate ABC transporter permease produces MSQKTESSNLAGAATGRPRTRKTPDASRGRPGGKDLLQALPWIAPALLLIIGVVLFPAGVMFFNSTRDISLSGLDKGSVGFDNFVTVFTFAEFWPIFFRTIVWVVSVVALTVVISLGLAQILNKAFPGRQLVRMAVIVPWAASVVMTTMVFYYSLEPYFGIFNKFLFDIGLSDDAVGYGWTKNPTTAFIWSIVIAIFVSLPFTTYTILAGLQSVPADAIEAAKMDGAGPTRTYWSIILPQLRSALAVAILINIINVFNSLPILKVMTGSIPGYGADTIMTLIFKYIELQKKVDVASALSVVAFLIVIVIVAAYVKIVKPMKEV; encoded by the coding sequence ATGAGCCAGAAGACAGAGTCCTCGAACCTCGCGGGGGCGGCGACCGGCCGCCCCCGCACCCGGAAGACCCCGGATGCCTCGCGCGGCAGGCCGGGTGGGAAGGATCTCCTCCAGGCGCTGCCCTGGATCGCGCCCGCCCTCCTCCTCATCATCGGCGTGGTGCTGTTCCCCGCCGGGGTGATGTTCTTCAACTCGACACGCGACATCTCGCTGTCGGGCCTCGACAAGGGGTCGGTCGGCTTCGACAACTTCGTCACCGTCTTCACCTTCGCCGAGTTCTGGCCGATCTTCTTCCGCACGATCGTCTGGGTCGTCTCGGTCGTCGCGCTGACGGTCGTGATCTCGCTCGGTCTCGCACAGATCCTGAACAAGGCTTTCCCCGGGCGTCAGCTCGTGCGCATGGCCGTGATCGTGCCGTGGGCCGCGTCGGTCGTCATGACGACGATGGTGTTCTACTACAGCCTCGAGCCGTACTTCGGCATCTTCAACAAGTTCCTGTTCGACATCGGGCTCTCCGATGACGCGGTCGGCTACGGCTGGACCAAGAACCCGACGACGGCCTTCATCTGGTCGATCGTGATCGCGATCTTCGTCTCGCTCCCCTTCACGACGTACACGATCCTCGCCGGCCTGCAGTCGGTGCCGGCCGATGCGATCGAGGCCGCGAAGATGGACGGCGCCGGCCCCACCCGCACCTACTGGTCGATCATCCTGCCGCAGCTGCGCAGCGCCCTGGCGGTGGCGATCCTCATCAACATCATCAACGTGTTCAACTCGCTGCCGATCCTGAAGGTGATGACCGGGTCGATCCCCGGCTACGGCGCCGACACGATCATGACCCTGATCTTCAAGTACATCGAGCTGCAGAAGAAGGTCGACGTCGCGAGCGCCCTGTCGGTGGTCGCCTTCCTCATCGTCATCGTGATCGTCGCGGCCTACGTGAAGATCGTCAAGCCCATGAAGGAGGTCTGA
- a CDS encoding extracellular solute-binding protein has translation MKKSLRFGAAAIAAVATLSLASCGFGGSSGDGGGAEGSTTLDLLVPSYSDGTKANWETVIKGFEKANPDIKVKLEVQSWDNLEKVVSTKIQANEAPDIYNGGPFAGFVGDELLYPTKDVVSDDVYSDFQDSFLKNAEVDGTAYALPLIASARALFVNNALLDQAGVEAPTNWDELLDAATKVSKLGGGVAGYGMPLGSEEAQAEAAVWLWGGGGSFGDASEITIDTPENLVGAEQIKKMIDAGATQADPGSTQRSPLMDIFIQGKIGMQVGLPPTVGQIKEGNPDLDYSIVPIPTKDGSPFTLGVMDQLMAFKNDDDKQDAIKKFFDYYYSADVYVPWVQAEGFLPVTKSGAEQLSGEEALKPFLDVLPDAQFYPSTNPKWSAADGAFKSLFGQLQSKPAQDVLTEIQAQVDAG, from the coding sequence CGGATCGTCCGGCGACGGCGGAGGCGCGGAGGGATCGACCACGCTCGACCTCCTCGTCCCCAGCTACTCCGACGGCACCAAGGCGAACTGGGAGACGGTGATCAAGGGGTTCGAGAAGGCCAACCCCGACATCAAGGTCAAGCTCGAGGTGCAGTCCTGGGACAACCTCGAGAAGGTCGTCTCCACCAAGATCCAGGCGAACGAGGCCCCGGACATCTACAACGGCGGGCCGTTCGCCGGCTTCGTCGGCGACGAGCTGCTGTACCCGACGAAGGACGTCGTCTCCGATGACGTGTACTCCGACTTCCAGGACTCGTTCCTCAAGAACGCCGAGGTCGACGGCACCGCGTACGCCCTGCCGCTGATCGCGTCGGCCCGTGCGCTGTTCGTCAACAACGCGCTGCTCGACCAGGCCGGCGTCGAGGCGCCGACCAACTGGGACGAGCTGCTGGACGCCGCGACCAAGGTGTCCAAGCTCGGCGGCGGCGTCGCCGGCTACGGCATGCCGCTCGGCTCGGAAGAGGCGCAGGCCGAGGCGGCCGTGTGGCTGTGGGGCGGCGGCGGATCGTTCGGCGACGCATCCGAGATCACGATCGACACCCCGGAGAACCTCGTGGGCGCCGAGCAGATCAAGAAGATGATCGACGCCGGTGCGACTCAGGCCGACCCGGGTTCCACGCAGCGCTCCCCGCTGATGGACATCTTCATCCAGGGCAAGATCGGCATGCAGGTCGGCCTGCCGCCGACGGTCGGCCAGATCAAGGAAGGCAACCCCGACCTGGACTACTCCATCGTCCCGATCCCGACCAAGGACGGCTCGCCGTTCACGCTCGGCGTCATGGACCAGCTGATGGCGTTCAAGAACGACGACGACAAGCAGGACGCGATCAAGAAGTTCTTCGACTACTACTACTCGGCCGACGTGTACGTGCCGTGGGTGCAGGCCGAGGGCTTCCTGCCCGTCACCAAGTCCGGTGCCGAGCAGCTTTCCGGCGAGGAGGCTCTCAAGCCGTTCCTCGACGTGCTGCCCGACGCCCAGTTCTACCCGTCGACGAACCCGAAGTGGTCCGCCGCCGACGGCGCCTTCAAGTCGCTGTTCGGCCAGCTGCAGTCGAAGCCGGCACAGGACGTGCTGACCGAGATCCAGGCGCAGGTCGACGCGGGCTGA